TTGCGCCAAGCCAACCCCGGAATTACCGCCGGCTATCACTTGAATAAAAGGCACTGGAACACCGTGGATACATCTGTGGTGGAGCAACAAATGGTGTTGGAGATGTTGGAAGATTCGTACGATCTTGTGGTGTCAGGGCTGCCCAAGTATCAACAAAATGCATTGGAGTGGAGCGCATATGTCGCCAAGAGCTAGGCGTGGCCCCCTTGATTACCCTTTTCTGGGCCTGACCAGGCTGGCTGTGGAGAAAACTGCCGACGCCATCGAATGGCCCAAGGGTTTTGATCACGTGGATAAGACGCTCGCCGTCGGGGCTGGTCAGGCGGCATTCGACGCGTTGGCTGCGGGCATCATGAGCTGGGAAATTCAGCGCCGGGCCGGGCTTCAGGTGAAGGCGCCGCCACGGGCAGTGGTGGGTGCTCAGGTGGTCAGCGGTTTTGGAGTGGGAAACTTGCGCCTGCCCGTGCCGTGCGAGGTGGTGTGGGCCATGGAACCGCAGTGGGCTCCGGGCCCCGACGGGCGGGATATTCAGCTGGCAGGCTTTGGGTACGGCACGCTACCTGGGCACCCGGCTCTGGGCGAGGAAGCGTTCATCGCCATGATGAAGCCCGACGGCGGCGTGTACTTCAGACTTCTGGCCTTCAGTAAGCCAGCGGGTCTGATTTACGCACTCGGTGCCCCCGTCACCAAGCTGACTCAAGCGGGAGTAACACGTTCCTACCAGCAGGCGGCCCGAACGCTGACGGGCGGCTTTTAATTCACTGTCGGGTTGTTTTGACAGGTTGTTTTGGCGGTGGAGTAACAAAAACCCCGGTCAACTCGCAATGAGTTGACCGGGGATTTTGCGTTTGACGGGCCC
The Arthrobacter alpinus genome window above contains:
- a CDS encoding DUF1990 family protein codes for the protein MSPRARRGPLDYPFLGLTRLAVEKTADAIEWPKGFDHVDKTLAVGAGQAAFDALAAGIMSWEIQRRAGLQVKAPPRAVVGAQVVSGFGVGNLRLPVPCEVVWAMEPQWAPGPDGRDIQLAGFGYGTLPGHPALGEEAFIAMMKPDGGVYFRLLAFSKPAGLIYALGAPVTKLTQAGVTRSYQQAARTLTGGF